Proteins encoded within one genomic window of Couchioplanes caeruleus:
- a CDS encoding Pr6Pr family membrane protein has translation MKILRIVSVLAVVVGVTLNASGPQTLTGMLPYFTNQSNIAYAIFAAWTLFGTRVDRPALKGAVTLYVAITGLVYHLVLANPASGFANAPYDRTPAEAIGNQLLHTVVPLLAVLDWLIFDERRRFKLRHAAYWLAFPLGYLVFALIRGPITHTYPYPFIDVNDLGYGGVALSTVFFAFAFWLLGLAFVGIDRLTFGSRARETAPAGGDLPT, from the coding sequence GTGAAGATCCTGCGGATAGTGAGCGTCCTGGCCGTCGTCGTCGGGGTGACGCTGAACGCCTCCGGGCCCCAGACCCTGACCGGAATGCTCCCCTATTTCACGAACCAGAGCAATATTGCGTACGCGATCTTCGCGGCCTGGACCCTCTTCGGGACTCGCGTCGACCGGCCCGCGCTCAAGGGCGCCGTCACCCTCTACGTGGCCATCACCGGGCTGGTGTACCACCTTGTCCTGGCCAACCCGGCGAGCGGCTTCGCGAACGCCCCGTACGACCGCACGCCCGCCGAGGCCATCGGCAACCAGTTGCTGCACACCGTGGTCCCGCTGCTCGCCGTCCTGGACTGGCTGATCTTCGACGAGCGCCGGCGGTTCAAGCTCCGGCACGCCGCCTACTGGCTCGCCTTCCCGCTGGGCTATCTGGTCTTCGCGCTGATCCGGGGCCCGATCACCCACACGTACCCGTACCCGTTCATCGACGTGAACGACCTCGGCTACGGCGGCGTCGCGCTCAGCACGGTGTTCTTCGCGTTCGCGTTCTGGCTGCTGGGCCTCGCGTTCGTCGGCATCGACCGGCTCACCTTCGGCTCCCGCGCCCGCGAGACGGCCCCGGCCGGCGGGGACCTGCCTACTTGA
- the meaB gene encoding methylmalonyl Co-A mutase-associated GTPase MeaB: protein MSGVGGEAAVTAASPAGARRLRDVPTLVARAREGDPRSVARLISMVENGDPKLAEVAAALAPYAGRAQVVGLTGSPGVGKSTTTNELVRALRRAGHRVGVLAVDPSSPFTGGAILGDRVRMQEHTTDPGVYIRSMSSRGQLGGLAAATPQAVRVLEGAGCDVVLVETVGVGQAEVEIASLADTTLVLLAPGMGDAIQAVKAGILEIADVFVVNKADRPGADATYRDIQGMLGLGERGPGDWRPQVVRATAVKGEGIDDVVGAIGKHREWLEKTGSLRAAHEKRAAVEVEAIALGTLRARMGSLHEGTALGKLAAQVADGAIDPYAAAEALLAELGDRR, encoded by the coding sequence ATGAGTGGCGTCGGCGGCGAGGCCGCGGTGACCGCGGCCTCCCCGGCCGGCGCACGGAGGCTCCGGGACGTGCCCACGCTGGTCGCCCGGGCACGCGAGGGCGACCCGCGGTCGGTCGCGCGGCTGATCAGCATGGTCGAGAACGGCGATCCGAAGCTGGCAGAGGTCGCCGCGGCGCTCGCCCCGTACGCGGGCCGCGCCCAGGTCGTCGGCCTCACCGGCTCGCCCGGCGTGGGCAAGTCCACCACCACCAACGAGCTGGTCCGCGCCCTGCGCCGGGCCGGGCACCGGGTGGGCGTGCTGGCCGTCGACCCGTCCAGCCCGTTCACCGGCGGCGCGATCCTCGGCGACCGGGTACGCATGCAGGAGCACACCACGGACCCGGGCGTCTACATCCGCTCGATGTCCAGCCGAGGCCAGCTCGGCGGGCTCGCCGCGGCCACACCGCAGGCGGTCCGCGTGCTGGAGGGCGCGGGCTGCGACGTGGTGCTCGTCGAGACGGTCGGGGTCGGCCAGGCCGAGGTGGAGATCGCCTCGCTGGCCGACACCACCCTGGTGCTGCTCGCCCCGGGCATGGGCGACGCCATTCAGGCGGTCAAGGCCGGCATCCTGGAGATCGCCGACGTCTTCGTCGTCAACAAGGCGGACCGGCCGGGCGCCGACGCCACCTACCGCGACATCCAGGGCATGCTCGGCCTCGGCGAGCGCGGCCCGGGCGACTGGCGCCCGCAGGTGGTGCGCGCCACCGCGGTCAAGGGCGAGGGCATCGACGACGTGGTCGGGGCCATCGGGAAGCACCGCGAGTGGCTGGAGAAGACCGGCTCGCTGCGGGCCGCGCACGAGAAACGGGCCGCCGTCGAGGTCGAGGCGATCGCGCTGGGCACGCTGCGTGCCCGCATGGGCTCGCTGCACGAGGGTACGGCGCTCGGCAAGCTCGCGGCCCAGGTGGCCGACGGCGCGATCGACCCGTACGCGGCGGCCGAGGCCCTCCTCGCCGAGCTCGGCGACCGTCGCTGA
- a CDS encoding acetyl-CoA C-acetyltransferase: MTSSVIVSGARTPMGRLLGNLKNVPATTLGGYAIAGALERAGVSPDQVQYVIMGQVLQAGTGQITARQAAVAAGIPMTTPAVTVNKVCLSGIDAIALADQLIRAGEFDIVVAGGMESMTNAPHLLMGQRQGKKYGDILVRDHTAYDGLMDPWDGISMGESTERSGKELNISRAEQDAFAALSHQRAAAAQMNGHFAEEIVAIKTGQRGVDVVIDTDEGVRPDATAESLGGLRPAFSKDGTITAGSASPISDGAAAVVVMSKAKAEELGLTWLAEIVAHGNVAGPDSSLQAQPANAIKHALGKAGMSVEDLDLIEMNEAFAQVVIHSMRELKVNEDIVNVNGGAIALGHPIGMSGARLVLTLALELKRRGGGAGAAGLCGGGGQGDALIIKVPSAA; the protein is encoded by the coding sequence GTGACCAGTTCGGTGATCGTCAGCGGCGCCCGTACCCCCATGGGCCGCCTTCTCGGAAATCTCAAGAACGTTCCGGCCACCACCCTCGGCGGCTATGCGATCGCCGGCGCGCTCGAGCGCGCCGGGGTGAGCCCGGACCAGGTGCAGTACGTGATCATGGGCCAGGTGCTCCAGGCGGGCACCGGGCAGATCACCGCGCGGCAGGCGGCCGTGGCCGCGGGCATCCCCATGACGACCCCGGCCGTCACCGTCAACAAGGTGTGCCTTTCCGGCATCGACGCGATCGCCCTGGCCGACCAGCTCATCCGGGCCGGCGAGTTCGACATCGTGGTGGCCGGCGGCATGGAGTCGATGACCAACGCGCCGCACCTGCTCATGGGCCAGCGCCAGGGCAAGAAGTACGGTGACATCCTGGTCCGCGACCACACCGCCTACGACGGCCTGATGGACCCGTGGGACGGCATCTCCATGGGCGAGTCGACCGAGCGCAGCGGCAAGGAGCTCAACATCTCCCGGGCGGAGCAGGACGCCTTCGCCGCGCTCAGCCACCAGCGCGCCGCCGCCGCCCAGATGAACGGCCACTTCGCCGAGGAGATCGTCGCGATCAAGACCGGCCAGCGCGGCGTCGACGTCGTGATCGACACCGACGAGGGCGTGCGCCCGGACGCCACCGCCGAGTCGCTGGGCGGCCTGCGCCCGGCCTTCTCCAAGGACGGCACGATCACCGCGGGCAGCGCGTCGCCGATCTCCGACGGCGCCGCGGCGGTCGTCGTGATGAGCAAGGCCAAGGCCGAGGAGCTGGGCCTCACCTGGCTCGCCGAGATCGTCGCGCACGGCAACGTCGCCGGCCCGGACAGCTCGCTGCAGGCCCAGCCGGCCAACGCCATCAAGCACGCTCTCGGCAAGGCCGGGATGAGCGTCGAGGACCTTGACCTCATCGAGATGAACGAGGCGTTCGCCCAGGTCGTCATCCACTCGATGCGCGAGCTGAAGGTCAACGAGGACATCGTCAACGTCAACGGCGGCGCGATCGCGCTGGGCCACCCGATCGGCATGTCCGGTGCGCGGCTGGTGCTGACCCTGGCGCTGGAGCTCAAGCGCCGCGGCGGCGGCGCCGGCGCCGCGGGCCTGTGCGGCGGCGGCGGTCAGGGCGACGCACTGATCATCAAGGTACCCTCGGCAGCATGA
- a CDS encoding DivIVA domain-containing protein, whose translation MSHGGEIFGLGGETPPEPSFETALRGYEKKQVERYVARAETEIATLISERDGAQLQNQALMGQLDRLQQELSQARRQPGVGAEVSFRHLGPKVEEILAKAEEVAADIKNSATEDIAARLAEAERIRAEAEAHAHDGIRDFEIALAARRAEEEKADAARRAAAEKALAASRQSAEQMRAEAESTLTRARAEAQQLTERTAQDAQRVRAEADGYAKSTRLQAEQEIKALRDKAQQDIAKQRADADREQAELKAKVEREVGQRRQEVVQELGQMRTAVEKQCADLRSEADKYAEEVLRRSDEQASAIRKEIASQQDKITAAGRDLEAARAKVTESERKAVEAADRRKAAEREAERVQQRLAEVKRELEAELTKVAEAKRAGEAAERHAADVRRQVQKEAKRVAELAAAAVLAAAASPEDDNDGPDDAVGPPSGGPGASAARTGTVPADEGTASGPSATGTAAPATGSAPVTGTASVSSPSAPAVKSTGQQAPDLPPAPGAVASPGKITASAKVTTRPSGSRVGVDAD comes from the coding sequence ATGTCGCACGGCGGGGAAATCTTCGGTCTCGGTGGCGAGACGCCACCGGAGCCCAGCTTCGAGACCGCCCTGCGGGGTTACGAGAAGAAACAGGTCGAGCGCTACGTCGCCCGCGCCGAGACCGAGATCGCCACGCTGATCAGCGAGCGGGACGGCGCTCAACTGCAGAACCAGGCGCTGATGGGCCAGCTCGACCGGCTCCAGCAGGAGCTGTCCCAGGCACGCCGCCAGCCCGGCGTCGGCGCCGAGGTGTCGTTCCGCCACCTCGGTCCCAAGGTGGAGGAGATCCTCGCCAAGGCCGAAGAGGTCGCGGCGGACATCAAGAACTCCGCCACCGAGGACATCGCCGCCCGCCTCGCCGAGGCCGAGCGCATCCGCGCGGAGGCCGAGGCGCACGCGCACGACGGCATCCGTGACTTCGAGATCGCCCTCGCCGCCCGGCGCGCCGAGGAGGAGAAGGCCGACGCCGCCCGCCGGGCCGCCGCGGAGAAGGCGCTCGCCGCTAGCCGCCAGTCGGCCGAGCAGATGCGCGCCGAGGCCGAATCGACCCTGACCCGCGCCCGCGCCGAGGCCCAGCAGCTCACCGAGCGCACCGCCCAGGATGCTCAGCGGGTGCGCGCCGAGGCGGACGGCTACGCCAAGTCCACCCGGCTACAGGCCGAGCAGGAGATCAAGGCGCTGCGTGACAAGGCCCAGCAGGACATCGCGAAGCAGCGCGCCGACGCCGACCGCGAGCAGGCCGAGCTGAAGGCCAAGGTCGAGCGCGAGGTGGGCCAGCGCCGGCAGGAGGTCGTGCAGGAGCTCGGCCAGATGCGCACCGCCGTCGAGAAGCAGTGCGCCGACCTGCGCAGCGAGGCGGACAAGTACGCCGAGGAGGTCCTGCGCCGCTCCGACGAGCAGGCCAGCGCCATCCGCAAGGAGATCGCGTCCCAGCAGGACAAGATCACCGCTGCCGGCCGGGACCTCGAGGCCGCGCGGGCCAAGGTCACCGAGTCGGAACGGAAGGCCGTCGAGGCCGCCGACCGCCGCAAGGCCGCCGAACGCGAGGCGGAGCGGGTGCAGCAGCGCCTCGCCGAGGTCAAGCGCGAGCTGGAGGCGGAGCTGACGAAGGTCGCGGAGGCCAAGCGTGCGGGCGAGGCCGCCGAGCGCCACGCCGCCGACGTCCGCCGCCAGGTGCAGAAAGAAGCGAAGCGGGTGGCGGAGCTCGCCGCGGCGGCGGTCCTCGCGGCGGCAGCCTCCCCGGAAGACGACAACGACGGTCCCGACGACGCGGTCGGTCCCCCCTCGGGCGGGCCGGGTGCGTCCGCCGCCCGGACGGGCACGGTTCCGGCCGACGAGGGCACGGCATCGGGCCCCTCGGCGACCGGCACGGCTGCTCCGGCCACCGGCTCGGCACCGGTCACGGGGACCGCTTCGGTCTCGTCCCCGAG
- a CDS encoding sugar ABC transporter substrate-binding protein, producing the protein MRTKLSALAAAGLLILSGLTACTDEKGDAAAPGGSGGNRAAGEGKIGVILPDTTTSQRWGTDDPKLLKAAFAKAGVPVDIQNAQGDKAQFQRIADSMIAGGVRVLMIANLDSVTGKNVLDKARARGIKTIDYDRLTLNGGADYYVSFDNVAVGEMQGKGLVRCLTDRRASVPLVADLNGSPTDHNATLFKAGYESVLQPKYDDGVYLKGPDQSIEDWNNDEAEVVFREMWLQSGKKIRGVLAANDGLGNAAIKVLKQDGMNGKVPVTGQDATVQGLQNILAGDQCMTVYKSIKQEADAAAGLAIQLFQGQNPTLKGEPVKDPESGAFVPAVLLEPRPIFAKDIGFVIKDGFVEKSAVCAGRFAAFCAKNGIK; encoded by the coding sequence ATGCGTACTAAATTGTCCGCTCTGGCCGCGGCGGGCCTGCTCATCCTCTCCGGCCTGACCGCCTGCACGGACGAGAAGGGCGATGCCGCCGCCCCTGGCGGCAGCGGCGGCAACCGTGCCGCGGGCGAGGGCAAGATCGGCGTGATCCTGCCCGACACCACGACCTCGCAACGGTGGGGCACCGACGACCCGAAGCTGCTCAAGGCGGCATTCGCCAAGGCCGGCGTGCCTGTCGACATCCAGAACGCCCAGGGCGACAAGGCGCAGTTCCAGCGCATCGCCGACAGCATGATCGCGGGCGGCGTCAGGGTTCTCATGATCGCGAACCTGGACTCCGTCACCGGCAAGAACGTGCTCGACAAGGCCCGGGCCCGGGGCATCAAGACCATCGACTACGACCGGCTGACCCTCAACGGCGGCGCGGACTACTACGTCAGCTTCGACAACGTCGCGGTCGGCGAGATGCAGGGCAAGGGCCTCGTGCGGTGCCTGACGGACAGGCGCGCGTCGGTCCCGCTGGTGGCCGACCTCAACGGATCGCCCACCGACCACAACGCCACCCTGTTCAAGGCGGGCTACGAGTCGGTGCTGCAGCCCAAGTACGACGACGGCGTCTACCTCAAGGGCCCGGACCAGTCGATCGAGGACTGGAACAACGACGAGGCCGAGGTCGTCTTCCGCGAGATGTGGTTGCAGAGCGGCAAGAAGATCCGCGGTGTGCTGGCGGCCAACGACGGGCTGGGCAACGCGGCGATCAAGGTGCTGAAGCAGGACGGGATGAACGGCAAGGTCCCGGTCACCGGCCAGGACGCGACCGTGCAGGGGCTGCAGAACATCCTCGCGGGCGATCAGTGCATGACGGTCTACAAGTCGATCAAGCAGGAGGCCGACGCGGCGGCCGGCCTCGCGATCCAGCTTTTCCAGGGCCAGAACCCGACCTTGAAGGGGGAGCCGGTGAAGGACCCGGAGTCCGGCGCCTTCGTCCCGGCCGTGCTGCTGGAGCCGCGTCCGATCTTCGCCAAGGACATCGGCTTCGTCATCAAGGACGGCTTCGTGGAGAAGTCGGCGGTGTGCGCCGGCCGGTTCGCCGCGTTCTGTGCGAAGAACGGCATCAAGTAG
- a CDS encoding acyl-CoA mutase large subunit family protein, producing the protein MDAADIAAGRERWQKRYDDARKRDADFTTLSGVSLDPVYGPAPGDTVEDFERIGWPGEFPYTRGLYPTGYRGRTWTIRQFAGFGNAQQTNERYKMILAAGGGGLSVAFDMPTLMGRDSDDPQSLGEVGHCGVAIDSAADMDVLFDGIKLQDVTTSMTISGPAVPVFCMYLVAAERQGADLSKLDGTLQTDIFKEYIAQKEWLFAPEPHLRLIGDLMEYCAREIPKYKPLSVSGYHIREAGATAAQELAYTLADGFGYVELGLSRGLDVNQFAPGLSFFFDAHVDFFEEIAKFRAARRIWARHLRDEYGATSEKALWLKFHTQTAGVSLTAQQPVNNVVRTAVEALAAVLGGTNSLHTNALDETLALPTDESAEIALRTQQVLMEETGVTNVADPLGGSWYVEALTDRIEAEAEEIFARIRDLGHDGTMTSGILRGIEDGWFTANIAEAAFVYQQALEKNEKRIVGVNVHTGTVAKDLEILRVSHEVEVVQKRELGARKNDRDPVRVQQALTHLVEVARTGDNMIPAMLDAARAEATLGEICGVLKDEWGIYREPARF; encoded by the coding sequence ATGGACGCAGCCGACATCGCCGCCGGTCGCGAGCGCTGGCAGAAGCGCTACGACGACGCCCGCAAACGGGACGCCGACTTCACCACGCTGTCCGGGGTGAGTCTCGACCCGGTCTACGGGCCCGCGCCCGGGGACACCGTCGAGGACTTCGAGCGGATCGGGTGGCCGGGCGAGTTCCCGTACACCCGGGGTCTCTATCCGACCGGATATCGCGGACGGACCTGGACCATCCGCCAGTTCGCGGGCTTCGGCAACGCCCAGCAGACCAACGAGCGCTACAAGATGATCCTGGCCGCCGGCGGCGGCGGGCTCAGCGTCGCGTTCGACATGCCGACCCTGATGGGCCGCGACTCCGACGACCCGCAGTCGCTCGGCGAGGTCGGCCACTGCGGCGTCGCCATCGACTCGGCGGCCGACATGGACGTGCTCTTCGACGGCATCAAGCTGCAGGACGTCACGACCAGCATGACGATCTCCGGCCCGGCCGTCCCGGTCTTCTGCATGTACCTCGTCGCGGCCGAGCGTCAGGGCGCCGACCTGAGCAAGCTCGACGGCACGCTGCAGACGGACATCTTCAAGGAGTACATCGCGCAGAAGGAGTGGCTCTTCGCGCCGGAGCCGCACCTGCGGCTCATCGGCGACCTGATGGAGTACTGCGCGCGCGAGATCCCCAAGTACAAGCCGCTGTCGGTGTCGGGCTACCACATCCGTGAGGCCGGGGCGACGGCCGCGCAGGAGCTGGCCTACACGCTCGCCGACGGCTTCGGCTACGTCGAGCTGGGGCTGAGCCGGGGCCTCGACGTCAACCAGTTCGCGCCCGGCCTGAGCTTCTTCTTCGACGCGCACGTCGACTTCTTCGAGGAGATCGCCAAGTTCCGCGCCGCCCGCCGCATCTGGGCCCGGCATCTTCGCGACGAGTACGGCGCCACCAGCGAGAAGGCGCTCTGGCTGAAGTTCCACACGCAGACCGCGGGCGTGTCGCTGACCGCGCAGCAGCCGGTCAACAACGTGGTGCGGACGGCCGTCGAGGCCCTCGCCGCGGTGCTCGGCGGCACCAACTCGTTGCACACCAACGCCCTCGACGAGACGCTCGCGCTGCCGACCGACGAGTCCGCCGAGATCGCCCTGCGTACCCAGCAGGTGCTGATGGAGGAGACCGGCGTGACCAATGTGGCCGACCCGCTGGGCGGCTCCTGGTACGTCGAGGCGCTCACCGACCGGATCGAGGCCGAGGCGGAGGAGATCTTCGCCCGCATCCGCGACCTCGGCCACGACGGCACGATGACCTCGGGCATCCTGCGCGGCATCGAGGACGGCTGGTTCACCGCGAACATCGCGGAGGCGGCGTTCGTCTACCAGCAGGCCCTGGAGAAGAACGAGAAGAGGATCGTCGGCGTCAACGTGCACACCGGCACGGTCGCCAAGGACCTCGAGATCCTCCGGGTCTCGCACGAGGTCGAGGTCGTGCAGAAGCGCGAGCTGGGCGCCCGCAAGAACGACCGTGATCCCGTACGCGTCCAGCAGGCGCTCACGCATCTGGTCGAGGTGGCCCGCACCGGCGACAACATGATCCCCGCGATGCTCGACGCGGCCCGGGCGGAGGCCACCCTCGGCGAGATCTGCGGCGTGCTCAAGGACGAGTGGGGGATCTACCGGGAACCCGCGCGCTTCTGA
- a CDS encoding DivIVA domain-containing protein, translating to MPQQPDANLAFFETANSQHDFTVVLRGYDRGQVDAHLGRLVAALNQSEQARGEAEQRMNDAQRRLRQAEQRLNALEQKLADSNKLLEENNRPTLSGLGTRVEQILRLAEEQANDHRSEAKRESEGILSAARLEAREITDKARAEAAAMKATAEREAGQLRTHTEREAAEARVQARREADTLRSDADRETKQLRTVTAHEVAELKSTVEREVASLRATAEREITQLRAKAAREAEEKRAEATKLLTDSRDKRDKDLQALALEIAERREKAEREESERHAAQVNATQRMVAEAEERARAAEDRAKEIEQRAETRRVESERNAVETVEKARALADKTVTEARSESQRLLSEARQEAELTTQAAKREVEDLTRQKDAVTNQLGQMLSGLSGLVPTVGAAAETVQKADSGQKGQAAKPEAPAQRAAGGDAEAGKTEAATKTS from the coding sequence ATGCCCCAGCAGCCGGATGCCAATCTCGCGTTCTTCGAAACCGCAAATTCGCAGCACGACTTCACGGTTGTCCTGCGTGGATACGACCGCGGGCAGGTGGACGCCCACCTCGGCCGGCTGGTCGCGGCCCTGAACCAGTCCGAGCAGGCCCGCGGCGAGGCCGAGCAACGGATGAACGACGCGCAGCGCCGGCTGCGGCAGGCGGAACAGCGCCTGAACGCACTGGAGCAAAAACTCGCGGACAGCAACAAACTACTCGAAGAGAACAATCGACCGACGCTCTCCGGGCTGGGCACCCGGGTCGAGCAGATCCTGCGGCTGGCCGAGGAACAGGCGAACGATCACCGCAGCGAGGCCAAGCGAGAGTCTGAGGGCATCCTCTCCGCGGCACGGCTCGAGGCGCGGGAGATCACGGACAAGGCGCGTGCCGAGGCGGCCGCCATGAAGGCGACCGCCGAGCGCGAGGCGGGGCAGCTCCGGACGCACACGGAACGCGAGGCCGCCGAGGCCCGGGTGCAGGCCCGGCGCGAGGCCGACACGCTGCGCTCCGACGCCGACCGCGAGACCAAGCAGTTGCGTACGGTCACCGCGCACGAGGTCGCCGAGCTGAAGTCGACCGTGGAGCGCGAGGTGGCCTCGCTGCGGGCCACCGCCGAGCGGGAGATCACCCAGTTGCGCGCCAAGGCGGCCCGGGAGGCCGAGGAGAAGCGCGCCGAGGCCACCAAGCTGCTGACCGACTCCCGCGACAAGCGCGACAAGGACCTGCAGGCGCTGGCCCTGGAGATCGCCGAGCGCCGGGAGAAGGCCGAGCGCGAGGAGTCCGAGCGGCACGCCGCCCAGGTCAACGCCACCCAGCGGATGGTCGCCGAGGCCGAGGAGCGCGCCCGCGCCGCCGAGGACCGTGCCAAGGAGATCGAGCAGCGCGCCGAGACGCGGCGGGTCGAGTCCGAGCGCAACGCGGTCGAGACGGTCGAGAAGGCTCGGGCCCTCGCCGACAAGACGGTCACCGAGGCGCGCAGCGAGTCCCAGCGCCTGCTGAGCGAGGCGCGCCAGGAGGCCGAGCTCACCACGCAGGCCGCCAAGCGCGAGGTCGAGGACCTCACCCGGCAGAAGGACGCCGTCACCAACCAGCTCGGCCAGATGCTCTCCGGCCTGTCCGGCCTGGTGCCCACCGTCGGTGCCGCCGCGGAGACCGTGCAAAAGGCCGACAGCGGGCAGAAGGGCCAGGCCGCCAAGCCGGAAGCGCCCGCCCAGCGGGCCGCGGGCGGCGACGCCGAGGCGGGCAAGACCGAGGCAGCCACGAAGACGAGCTGA
- the mce gene encoding methylmalonyl-CoA epimerase, whose product MSLTSPSGDSSENVTLSGMDSLPAVGILRIDHVGIAVADLDKAIAFYEQTFGLRCVHQETNEEQGVREAMVAADADGTGTRIQLLAPLRPDSAIAKFLDRNGPGLQQLAYTVRDVEAASAALRARGLRLLYEEPKRGTAGSRINFVHPKDAGGVLVELVEPA is encoded by the coding sequence ATGAGCCTTACGTCACCCAGCGGGGACAGCAGCGAGAATGTCACACTCTCCGGCATGGACTCCCTGCCGGCCGTCGGCATCCTGCGCATCGATCACGTCGGTATTGCCGTGGCGGATCTCGACAAGGCGATCGCCTTCTACGAGCAGACCTTCGGGCTGCGCTGCGTGCACCAGGAGACGAACGAGGAGCAGGGCGTACGTGAGGCGATGGTGGCCGCCGACGCGGACGGCACCGGGACGCGCATCCAACTGCTTGCGCCGCTGCGCCCCGACTCGGCGATCGCCAAGTTCCTCGACCGCAACGGGCCGGGTCTGCAACAGCTCGCATACACGGTGCGCGACGTCGAGGCGGCGAGTGCCGCGCTGCGCGCCCGGGGACTCCGCCTGCTGTACGAAGAGCCGAAGCGGGGCACGGCCGGGTCCCGGATCAACTTCGTCCACCCGAAGGACGCCGGCGGCGTACTCGTGGAGCTCGTGGAGCCCGCCTGA
- a CDS encoding GGDEF domain-containing protein encodes MGRLWAAQPRWRADPVLAGLIVLILGAMVGAWPGLVPAGVQVTVFWLLFLVIHSSFVRSSWRIARLAGPAPGAGRPEAARARAAQTMWRLFAAAGVVLLGGTLIQLVTVIPDPLAPVSAAGTGAQVGSIALAMVLIVIGMLRHPLGVMSTAERFRLRVDVATVMAAAMTFGLWLAELPPGARDALWVLRASMALLVQPGLFLVVIFAVIKITLGGQSPFIRAAGLLAGLATTLQAVLQAVPFSMYVQPPTMSWLLAANVLASGLVAIGVRLQERRVRSAVPIAAREARRPYSLLPYGAIAAVWALSVVVLALHGLGGRTWIVATGAMVTTTLVVGRQVAAFRHIAELLRERDELAAQLTELAFYDGLTRLANRGLFMRRLHDALAAGPATVFLVDLDDFKPVNDAYGHAAGDRLLIEVGRRLRACVRDGDTVARLGGDEFAVLVEGPSIDRRGELADLLARALSGELQIGKAVVPLRASIGMATGRHGVHDPDSLLHEADMAMYAAKDRRRALLDSDRA; translated from the coding sequence ATGGGCCGTCTGTGGGCAGCGCAGCCGAGGTGGCGCGCCGACCCGGTGCTCGCGGGCCTCATCGTCCTGATCCTCGGCGCCATGGTCGGCGCCTGGCCGGGACTCGTTCCCGCCGGCGTCCAGGTGACGGTCTTCTGGCTGCTCTTCCTCGTCATCCACAGCAGTTTCGTGCGGTCGTCGTGGCGCATCGCGCGGCTCGCCGGTCCGGCGCCGGGCGCCGGTCGTCCCGAGGCGGCGCGGGCCCGCGCGGCGCAGACCATGTGGCGGCTGTTCGCGGCCGCCGGAGTCGTGCTGCTGGGCGGCACCCTGATCCAGCTCGTGACGGTCATCCCCGACCCGCTGGCGCCGGTGTCGGCGGCGGGCACCGGGGCGCAGGTCGGCTCGATCGCCCTGGCGATGGTGCTCATCGTCATCGGGATGCTGCGCCACCCGCTCGGCGTCATGAGCACGGCGGAACGGTTCCGGCTCCGCGTCGACGTGGCCACGGTGATGGCGGCCGCGATGACCTTCGGACTCTGGCTCGCCGAGCTGCCGCCCGGCGCCCGCGACGCCCTCTGGGTCCTGCGCGCCTCGATGGCGCTGCTGGTCCAGCCCGGCCTCTTCCTCGTCGTGATCTTCGCGGTCATCAAGATCACGCTGGGTGGTCAGTCGCCCTTCATCCGGGCGGCCGGCCTCCTCGCCGGCCTCGCCACGACGCTGCAGGCGGTGCTCCAGGCGGTGCCCTTCTCGATGTACGTGCAGCCGCCCACCATGTCGTGGCTGCTCGCCGCCAACGTGCTGGCGAGCGGGCTGGTCGCGATCGGGGTCCGGCTGCAGGAACGCCGGGTCCGGTCCGCCGTCCCGATCGCCGCGCGGGAGGCCCGGCGCCCGTACAGCCTGTTGCCCTACGGCGCGATTGCCGCGGTCTGGGCCCTGTCCGTCGTGGTGCTGGCGCTGCACGGGCTCGGCGGGCGGACCTGGATCGTCGCCACCGGCGCCATGGTGACCACGACGCTGGTCGTCGGCCGGCAGGTGGCCGCCTTCCGGCACATCGCCGAGCTGCTGCGCGAGCGCGACGAGCTCGCCGCCCAGCTCACCGAGCTCGCGTTCTACGACGGCCTGACCAGGCTCGCCAACCGCGGCCTGTTCATGCGGCGCCTGCACGACGCCCTCGCGGCCGGCCCGGCCACCGTGTTCCTCGTCGACCTCGACGACTTCAAGCCGGTCAACGACGCGTACGGCCACGCCGCCGGCGACCGGTTGCTGATCGAGGTGGGGCGGCGGCTGCGGGCCTGCGTCCGCGACGGCGACACGGTCGCGCGGCTGGGCGGCGACGAGTTCGCCGTGCTCGTGGAGGGACCGTCCATCGACCGGCGGGGCGAGCTGGCCGACCTGCTGGCGCGGGCGTTGAGCGGCGAACTGCAGATCGGCAAGGCCGTCGTGCCGCTGCGGGCGAGCATCGGCATGGCCACCGGGCGCCACGGCGTGCACGACCCGGACAGCCTGCTGCACGAGGCCGACATGGCGATGTACGCGGCCAAGGACCGTCGCCGCGCGCTCCTGGACAGTGACCGCGCGTAA